A single window of Salvia splendens isolate huo1 chromosome 8, SspV2, whole genome shotgun sequence DNA harbors:
- the LOC121745787 gene encoding FCS-Like Zinc finger 17-like, with amino-acid sequence MFAEIWSKKKPSINTNCEGLRFFTKIEISNSNVVVNPIFLLKPQSKSPNPHNCYLKLCHLCVKPLNFDKEIFMYKGDLGFCSVECRDRQIYMDETQQMEANTKRILSTFRQRHGGGRCETAKLLEDFRRPFSPPSERVVFSYS; translated from the coding sequence ATGTTTGCCGAGATCTGGAGCAAGAAAAAGCCCTCAATCAATACCAATTGCGAAGGCCTTCGCTTCTTCACAAAGATAGAAATCTCGAATTCAAACGTCGTTGTCAACCCAATTTTCCTGCTCAAACCCCAATCCAAATCCCCAAATCCCCACAATTGCTACCTCAAGCTCTGCCATCTCTGCGTCAAACCCTTGAATTTCGACAAAGAAATATTCATGTATAAGGGCGATTTGGGATTTTGCAGTGTGGAGTGCAGAGACAGGCAGATTTACATGGACGAGACTCAACAAATGGAAGCCAACACTAAGAGAATTCTCTCCACTTTCCGTCAGCGCCACGGCGGTGGCCGCTGTGAGACCGCCAAGCTCTTGGAGGACTTCCGCCGCCCTTTCTCGCCGCCGAGTGAAAGAGTTGTTTTCTCctatagttaa
- the LOC121743038 gene encoding DNA-directed RNA polymerases II, IV and V subunit 10-like — translation MIIPVRCFTCGKVIGNKWDMYLDLLQADYSEGDALDSLLLVRYCCRRMLMTHVDLIEKLLNYNSLSLSYLWRNPKAVDATLE, via the exons ATGATTATTCCGGTTCGTTGCTTTACTTGTGGGAAG GTTATTGGAAACAAATGGGATATGTACCTCGATCTGCTCCAGGCAGACTACAGTGAGGG AGATGCCCTTGATTCCTTGCTATTGGTTCGCTACTGCTGCCGAAGGATGTTGATGACACATGTCGATCTGATCGAGAAGCTCCTGAACTATAacagtctctctctctcatac CTCTGGAGAAATCCGAAGGCAGTTGATGCAACATTGGAGTGA
- the LOC121745563 gene encoding 1-phosphatidylinositol-3-phosphate 5-kinase FAB1B-like, translated as MDPPNRTLSDIVKSWIPWRAEPLHVSRDFWMPDESCRVCYECDTQFTLFNRRHHCRLCGRIFCSRCTLNSIPTEPELPQEDQDRIRVCNYCFKVWEHGLSMPVQNGDLVPDLDQSNSSPSATSFITTCDSSSMQFVSFTKSVGHSQSLAGASLEGLTIAPAMNKDLDVGVGVQSLSQDQLNFFACRSDDEDAEFGASHFSSRTSNYSQVNDYFSSVQFDDIASDLNSCKAHPVGDNVDSRSMENYPTQSSSNFQASKDSQLVTEKAAEHDVSDECEAPSSLYVTEDVDLEPVDFENNGVLWLPPEPEDEEDEREALLFEDDDDVEAAAADEEWGYASNSNSFESGENRNNDKTNEEQKKVANSVVDGHFRALVAQLLQVENIPSGDENDEESWLEIITSLSWEAATLIKPDMSKSGQMDPGGYVKVKCLASGCRSESMVVKGVVCKKNVAHRRMISKIEKPRIMILGGALEYHRVSNALSSFDTLLQQEMDHLKMAVAKIEAHYPNILLVEKSVSRHAQEYLLAKNISLVLNIKNSLLVRIARCTGSKIVPSIDHLSSPKLGYCDSFHVEKFVEEHGSACQAGKKLVKTLMYFEGCPKPLGCTILLRGANGDDLKKVKHVVQYGIFAAYHLALETSFLADEGASLPEVPVNAPITVALPDKPSKIDRSISTIPGFTVPENEKTPGPLTVDEPHRSVSVPSSELIRLTTPLTPINEYAKTSDLSAPMSSEYTEPPSFSTEAFQHSLNDHSPWHGSEETGYEEFFWSPNANLLDAERLTATGDCNVSCDYDSDVKILQGDPFINKHTRSVSLPPSFDVNGGQIIEEQSTPNEDFQPTPSDQQSILVSLSSRCVWKGTVCERSHLFRIKYYGNFDKPLGRFLRDNLFDQNYSCRSCEMPAEAHVQCYTHRQGTLTISVKKLAEILLPGEKDGKIWMWHRCLKCPRANGFPPATRRVVMSDAAWGLSFGKFLELSFSNHAAASRVASCGHSLHRDCLRFYGFGNMVACFRYASIDVHSVYLPPSKLEFSYEIQEWMQREVNEVVYYAELLFSEVLSALHLLVENKSCSSMIGTGSSVPQSAHHLADLEVTLHEEKMEVEEYLRNMVNKEPKKGQPAIDILEINRLRRQLIFRSYVWDHRLIYADSLDSKTLQGDVEVENTETVQKPALTENILGVPVKTDKSIGTSGSVSAKSKTAKGHKHGLSDQQGNHHALALHQRTTSFFSSDLAGTKTTDGSNVVESDRSLRRSLSDGQVPFSLTETLDTAWTGGNNLNFEITKNNNLSYDNKLPNVGLSEKLEQEDHGEDQPSTAFPKSYSNIEETVSWLRVPFKGFYRSLISGTSQKLDTLSDYDPVYISSFRESSLQTGARLLLPVGVNDIVVPVYDDEPTSIISYVLLSGDYVNQLSDETERQRDVVDSLLPMQSLDSLSLPHSQSFHEMMLESSKSFGPGDETFLSLTTSRSSLPLPMDPLLPAKASHARVSFEVDGPLGQVTYTVTCYFAKRFDTLRRMCCPSEVDFVRSLSRCKKWGAQGGKSNVFFAKTLDDRFIIKQVTKTELESFTKSAPGYFKYLSESIASGSPTCLAKILGIYEVGSRQHKGGKESKMNFLVMENLLYGRNLSRLYDLKGSSRSRYNPDTSGSNKVLLDQNLIEAMPTSPIFVGNKAKRILERAVWNDTAFLASVDVMDYSLLVGVDEEKNELVLGIIDFMRQYTWDKHLETWVKASGILGGPKNASPTVISPKQYKRRFRKAMTAYFLMVPDQWSSPASVPSKTHTDLSEDNHSQTITPAG; from the exons ATGGATCCCCCAAATAGGACACTCTCTGATATAGTAAAGTCTTGGATCCCTTGGCGGGCTGAGCCTCTACATGTTTCGAGGGATTTTTGGATGCCCGATGAGAGCTGCAGGGTGTGCTACGAGTGTGATACGCAGTTCACCTTATTCAACCGGAGGCACCATTGTCGACTCTGTGGTAGAATTTTCTGTTCCAGGTGTACCTTGAACTCCATTCCTACTGAACCAGAGCTTCCACAAGAGGATCAGGATAGGATTAGGGTGTGCAACTATTGTTTCAAGGTATGGGAACATGGATTGTCGATGCCTGTTCAAAATGGGGACCTGGTTCCTGACCTTGATCAGAGCAATTCTTCTCCATCAGCAACCAGTTTCATCACCACCTGTGATAGCAGTAGCATGCAATTTGTATCATTCACAAAGTCTGTTGGTCACAGCCAATCCCTAGCAGGAGCTTCTCTTGAAGGACTAACTATTGCACCAGCAATGAATAAGGATCTTGATGTGGGTGTAGGAGTCCAGAGTCTATCCCAAGACCAGTTAAATTTTTTCGCATGCAG AAGTGATGATGAAGATGCAGAATTTGGAGCATCTCACTTTAGTTCTAGGACAAGTAACTATTCACAGGTTAATGACTACTTTAGTAGTGTTCAGTTTGATGACATTGCAAGTGACCTTAATTCATGTAAAGCTCATCCCGTTGGAGATAATGTTGATTCAAGAAGCATGGAAAACTATCCAACACAGAGTAGTTCTAATTTCCAGGCTTCTAAAGATTCCCAACTAGTTACGGAAAAAGCTGCCGAACATGATGTTAGTGATGAATGTGAGGCACCTTCTTCTTTGTATGTGACTGAAGATGTGGATCTTGAACCTGTGGATTTTGAAAACAACGGAGTGCTTTGGCTTCCACCAGAACCagaagacgaagaagatgaAAGGGAAGCACTTTTATTTGAGGATGATGACGACGTCgaagctgctgctgctgatgaaGAGTGGGGATACGCAAGCAACTCAAACAGCTTCGAAAGTGGGGAGAACAGAAACAATGACAAAACTAATGAGGAGCAGAAGAAAGTGGCGAACAGTGTAGTTGATGGTCATTTTCGGGCTTTAGTGGCTCAGCTCTTGCAGGTTGAGAATATTCCTTCAGGGGATGAAAATGACGAAGAGAGTTGGTTAGAAATAATCACATCATTGTCATGGGAGGCTGCAACATTAATAAAGCCAGATATGAGCAAAAGTGGACAAATGGACCCAGGAGGCTACGTTAAAGTAAAATGTTTGGCTTCTGGGTGTCGAAGTGAGAG TATGGTGGTCAAAGGAGTTGTCTGCAAGAAAAATGTGGCTCATCGCAGGATGATATCAAAAATTGAGAAACCTCGTATAATGATCCTTGGAGGGGCTCTTGAATACCATCGGGTTTCTAATGCTCTTTCAAGCTTCGATACTCTATTGCAACAG GAAATGGATCATCTTAAGATGGCTGTTGCAAAAATAGAGGCACATTATCCCAACATTCTTCTTGTGGAAAAATCTGTTTCCCGACATGCACAGGAATATCTTcttgcaaaaaatatatcactcgttttgaatataaaaaattcTCTATTGGTGCGCATAGCCCGGTGCACTGGGAGCAAGATAGTTCCTTCAATTGATCATTTGTCATCCCCAAAATTAGGATATTGTGACAGCTTCCATGTTGAGAAGTTTGTGGAAGAGCATGGTTCTGCTTGTCAGGCTGGGAAAAAACTGGTAAAGACATTGATGTATTTTGAAGGTTGTCCGAAACCGCTAGGCTGCACG ATACTCCTACGAGGTGCCAATGGTGATGACTTGAAGAAAGTGAAGCATGTTGTCCAGTATGGAATCTTTGCGGCTTATCACCTGGCCTTGGAGACTTCTTTTCTAGCTGACGAAGGTGCCTCTCTACCAGAGGTTCCTGTCAATGCTCCAATCACTGTGGCACTTCCAGATAAGCCATCAAAGATTGACAGGTCCATCTCTACTATACCTGGTTTTACGGTCCCAGAGAATGAGAAAACTCCTGGGCCGCTAACCGTTGATGAACCACATAGGTCAGTCAGTGTGCCTAGTTCAGAACTCATTAGGCTGACAACTCCACTCACTCCTATAAATGAGTATGCAAAGACTTCTGACCTTTCTGCTCCTATGAGCTCTGAATACACTGAGCCGCCATCATTTTCTACAGAAGCCTTTCAGCACTCATTGAATGACCACTCACCTTGGCATGGATCAGAAGAAACAGGCTACGAAGAGTTCTTTTGGTCTCCCAATGCAAATCTTTTAGATGCAGAGAGATTAACTGCTACGGGAGATTGCAATGTCAGTTGTGATTATGATTCAGATGTCAAAATCCTGCAAGGGGATCCCTTTATCAATAAACATACCAGGAGTGTTTCACTTCCACCATCTTTTGATGTTAATGGAGGACAAATTATTGAGGAACAATCTACACCAAATGAAGACTTTCAACCTACTCCTTCTGACCAGCAGAGTATCCTGGTTTCATTATCATCACGATGTGTGTGGAAGGGAACTGTCTGTGAAAGATCCCATCTTTTCCGAATCAAATACTACGGGAACTTTGACAAGCCTTTGGGTCGTTTCCTACGAGATAATTTGTTTGATCAG AATTATAGCTGTCGCTCATGTGAGATGCCTGCAGAAGCTCACGTTCAATGCTATACTCATCGACAAGGTACCCTTACAATCTCAGTAAAGAAACTGGCAGAAATTCTCTTACCTGGTGAGAAGGATGGAAAGATTTGGATGTGGCACCGCTGCCTAAAGTGCCCTAGAGCTAATGGCTTCCCTCCTGCAACTCGAAGAGTTGTAATGTCTGATGCGGCCTGGGGACTGTCCTTTGGAAAGTTTTTAGAGCTTAGCTTTTCAAATCATGCTGCAGCTAGCAGAGTTGCAAGTTGCGGGCATTCCTTACATAGAGACTGTCTTCGGTTCTATGG ATTTGGTAACATGGTTGCTTGCTTTCGTTATGCATCAATTGATGTTCACTCGGTATACCTGCCACCTTCAAAGCTAGAATTCAGTTATGAAATTCAGGAGTGGATGCAGAGAGAAGTAAATGAG GTGGTTTATTATGCTGAGCTTTTGTTCTCTGAAGTGCTTAGTGCTCTGCATCTTCTGGTAGAAAACAAATCTTGCTCAAGTATGATCGGTACTGGCAGCAGTGTTCCTCAATCAGCTCATCACTTGGCAGATCTAGAAGTGACCTTGCATGAAGAGAAGATGGAAGTTGAG GAGTATCTCCGGAATATGGTGAACAAGGAACCAAAGAAAGGACAACCAGCCATTGATATTCTAGAGATCAATCGACTCCGAAGGCAACTTATATTTCGTTCTTATGTGTGGGACCACCGCCTGATATATGCAGATAGTTTAGATAGCAAGACGCTACAAGGTGATGTGGAGGTTGAAAATACAGAAACTGTTCAGAAACCTGCTCTTACTGAAAATATTTTGGGGGTGCCAGTTAAAACAGACAAATCAATCGGTACTTCTGGTTCTGTATCAGCTAAGTCAAAAACTGCAAAAGGCCACAAGCATGGTCTAAGTGATCAGCAAGGCAACCATCATGCTTTGGCACTCCATCAAAGAACTACTTCATTTTTTTCCAGTGATCTTGCTGGAACAAAAACCACAGATGGATCTAATGTTGTGGAATCTGATCGTAGTCTTCGTAGGTCCCTGTCTGACGGGCAAGTTCCCTTTAGTTTGACAGAGACTCTGGATACCGCATGGACGGGCGGAAATAATCTAAATTTCGAGATCACAAAGAACAATAATTTATCTTATGACAATAAGTTGCCCAATGTGGGACTTTCGGAAAAGCTGGAGCAAGAAGACCACGGGGAGGATCAGCCATCCACTGCGTTTCCGAAAAGTTATAGTAATATAGAGGAAACTGTAAGCTGGTTAAGGGTGCCATTTAAGGGTTTCTATAGATCATTGATCTCAGGGACTTCTCAGAAACTGGATACACTAAGTGATTATGATCCTGTGTACATATCATCATTTCGGGAATCCTCACTCCAAACTGGGGCCAGGCTGCTCTTGCCTGTTGGAGTTAATGACATTGTTGTTCCAGTGTATGATGACGAACCTACCAGTATTATATCTTATGTTCTGCTTTCGGGTGATTATGTCAATCAACTATCTGATGAGACGGAGAGACAGAGGGATGTTGTTGATTCTCTGCTTCCTATGCAGTCCCTCGACTCTCTGAGTCTCCCCCATTCTCAGTCTTTCCATGAAATGATGTTGGAGTCTTCAAAAAGTTTTGGACCTGGGGATGAGACCTTTTTATCATTGACAACTTCTCGCAGTTCCTTGCCCTTACCCATGGATCCTCTCTTACCCGCGAAAGCATCGCATGCCAGGGTGTCTTTTGAGGTTGATGGACCCCTCGGACAGGTAACATACACCGTCACTTGTTATTTTGCAAAGCGTTTTGATACCTTGAGGAGGATGTGCTGTCCATCTGAAGTTGATTTCGTTAGATCTCTTAGCCGTTGTAAAAAGTGGGGTGCTCAAGGTGGTAAGAGCAATGTCTTTTTTGCAAAGACTTTGGATGATCGATTCATCATTAAGCAAGTGACTAAGACAGAACTGGAATCATTCACTAAATCTGCACCTGGATACTTTAAATATCTCTCTGAATCAATTGCCTCTGGAAGTCCAACTTGCCTCGCAAAGATACTTGGAATCTATGAG GTTGGATCCAGACAGCACAAAGGAGGGAAGGAATCGAAAATGAATTTTCTTGTTATGGAGAACCTTCTTTATGGGAGAAATCTATCTCGACTTTATGATCTAAAAGGATCCTCTAGGTCACGATATAATCCAGATACTTCTGGAAGCAACAAGGTTTTGTTGGATCAGAATTTGATCGAAGCAATGCCCACTTCTCCAATTTTTGTCGGCAACAAAGCCAAGAGAATATTGGAACGAGCAGTCTGGAATGATACTGCTTTTCTTGCT TCTGTAGATGTCATGGATTACTCACTACTGGTTGGGGTGGATGAAGAAAAGAATGAGCTTGTTCTTGGTATCATTGATTTCATGAGACAGTACACATGGGACAAACACCTCGAGACTTGGGTGAAGGCATCAGGCATCCTCGGAGGCCCCAAAAATGCCTCACCAACCGTGATATCTCCGAAGCAATACAAGAGGAGATTCAGGAAAGCTATGACTGCCTACTTCTTGATGGTCCCTGACCAATGGTCATCTCCTGCATCCGTTCCTTCTAAGACACACACTGACTTATCTGAAGACAACCATTCACAAACCATTACCCCTGCTGGGTAA
- the LOC121745565 gene encoding uncharacterized protein LOC121745565, whose translation MASRLSLCSSPMAATFMGSRVGCLTTSKLVMMCSKNHTHTRASTKNKIFEDRSAGIVCYRDENGEITCEGYDEGPRFHQNISRFNHNQRDVEIIELLQRCWLQVAEESHQDNGGES comes from the exons ATGGCTTCAAGATTGTCTCTTTGTTCATCTCCAATGGCTGCTACATTCATGGGATCAAGGGTGGGCTGTCTAACAACTAGTAAACTGGTGATGATGTGTTCCAAGAATCATACTCACACTAGAGCATCTACCAAGAACAAG ATTTTCGAAGATCGATCGGCTGGTATTGTTTGCTAcagagatgagaatggagagaTAACATGTGAAGGCTACGATGAGGGCCCTCGTTTTCATCAGAATATTTCAAGATTCAATCACAATCAAAG AGATGTTGAGATAATTGAACTCCTTCAAAGATGTTGGCTACAAGTGGCTGAAGAGAGTCATCAAGACAATGGAGGGGAGAGTTAA
- the LOC121744794 gene encoding alanine aminotransferase 2, mitochondrial-like: MASTPVTRDTINPKVLECEYAVRGEIVILAQKLQEDLKNNPKSQPFDEILYCNIGNPQSLGQKPITFFREVLALCDHPALLDKSETHSLFSADSIKRASQILSQIPGQATGAYSHSQGVKGLRDTIAAGIEARDGFPADPNDIFLTDGASPAVHMMMQLLIRSEKDGILCPIPQYPLYSASIALHGGTLVPYYLDEATGWGLEISELKKQLETAKSKGICVRALVVINPGNPTGQVLAENNQKQIVDFCKTEGLVLLADEVYQENVYVPDKKFYSFKKVARSMGYGEKDITLVSFQSVSKGYYGECGKRGGYMEITGFSPEVREQIYKLASVNLCSNISGQILASLVMSPPKAGDQCYESYSAEKNAILSSLAKRAQQLEHALNGLEGVSCNRAEGAMYLFPRIELPKKAVEAAKGAKTAPDTFYARRLLNATGIVVVPGSGFGQAAGTLHFRCTILPQEDRIPAIISRLTKFHEAFMKEFRD, from the exons ATGGCTTCTACTCCTGTTACTCGAGACACAATCAATCCCAAG GTATTGGAGTGCGAGTATGCTGTTCGTGGAGAAATCGTGATTCTTGCGCAGAAATTACAAGAAGATCTCAAAAACAACCCCAAGTCTCAACCTTTCGATGAG ATACTCTACTGCAATATTGGAAATCCACAATCCCTTGGCCAGAAGCCAATCACTTTTTTCCGTGAG GTCCTTGCTTTATGTGACCATCCTGCTCTCTTGGATAAATCTGAAACACACAGTTTATTTAG CGCTGATTCCATAAAACGAGCATCTCAGATCTTAAGTCAAATTCCCGGACAAGCAACTGGTGCATATAGTCACAGTCAG GGTGTCAAAGGATTACGTGACACAATTGCTGCTGGCATTGAAGCTCGTGATGGATTCCCAGCTGATCCTAATGACATTTTCCTGACCGATGGTGCAAGCCCCGCG GTTCACATGATGATGCAGTTACTGATACGGTCGGAAAAAGATGGCATTCTCTGTCCCATTCCTCAGTACCCTCTTTATTCTGCTTCGATTGCCCTCCATGGAGGCACTCTC GTCCCCTATTATCTCGATGAAGCAACAGGATGGGGGCTGGAGATCTCGGAGCTTAAGAAACAGCTTGAAACAGCCAAATCTAAGGGCATTTGCGTCCGGGCATTGGTGGTTATAAATCCTGGCAATCCTACCGGGCAG GTTCTGGCTGaaaacaaccaaaagcaaattGTGGATTTTTGTAAGACGGAAGGACTTGTTCTTCTCGCAGATGAG GTGTACCAGGAAAATGTTTATGTCCCGGACAAGAAGTTCTACTCGTTTAAGAAGGTTGCGCGGTCAATGGGCTACGGGGAGAAAGATATTACCTTGGTCTCGTTCCAGTCCGTCTCCAAAG GCTATTACGGAGAATGTGGGAAACGAGGAGGTTACATGGAGATCACCGGGTTTAGCCCCGAGGTTAGGGAGCAGATATACAAACTGGCATCAGTCAACCTTTGTTCCAACATATCTGGACAAATTCTTGCAAGTCTTGTAATGAGCCCACCAAAG GCCGGAGACCAGTGCTACGAGTCTTATTCAGCAGAGAAAAACGCAATCCTGTCCTCGTTGGCTAAGCGTGCTcag CAACTGGAACACGCGTTGAATGGCTTAGAAGGAGTTAGCTGCAACCGAGCAGAAGGAGCGATGTATCTGTTTCCGCGGATTGAGTTGCCAAAGAAGGCAGTAGAGGCGGCTAAAGGTGCCAAGACGGCCCCGGATACGTTCTATGCGCGTCGTCTCCTCAATGCCACGGGGATAGTGGTTGTGCCTGGCTCGGGCTTCGGGCAGGCGGCTGGGACGTTGCATTTTAGGTGTACGATACTACCGCAGGAGGACCGGATTCCGGCCATCATAAGCCGTCTAACGAAATTCCATGAAGCATTCATGAAAGAATTTCGTGATTGA